The DNA region GTAGAGGATTACTCTATTTCAAGCCGACCATTCATGATTTCAAACCTCTTCCAGAACTTTCATCTTTTTTGGGTCAATTTTTCATGGTGACCCGCGTCAATCCGGAAGCTCACGCTACAATTTATGATGTTGGTGATGGAGTGGAGGGCCGATGTATCGACCTGTTTTCCAACTATTTGACCGAGGGTCGCTTTTTGCTGGGAAATAAAACTTTTTCACATATAGCGAGAAAGATCTTTCTGAAGAGGCTCAATATCAAAAAAGGTCGGTTTGTGAAGTTCATCAATAATATGGGATATATAAGGGGTTACCTGTAACGCCCAGACTGCTTTTAGGATTACCaactgaccccacaaaccaacacatGTGTTTTTAGCATGATTTGTCCTCACTCAAACGCTTTTCGGgaacttcccagaaggtcactCATCTATatactactccaagtcaaacaTGCTTAATTATgaagttcttatttgttaggctactGAAAAGAAGACACATCTTGTTGATATAGGTAATATCAATCAATTCTTATAAGTCTTCCTTCAATCATGCAGTCTCATACACACGCATCCTCATGAtcctctcattccgatgtgaacTCAAGCGTCCACTCCCCGCCCTCTTCGATCTCAGGTGTTACATGTCCATCAGCTTCTGCTTGGTTCGTTCCCAAACCACATCGTACTGAGAGAggtctgctctgataccatttgtaacatCTTATAatgctttcaggattaccgactaaccccacaaaccaacacatGTCTTTTCAACATGCTTTATTCTCACTCACACGCTTTTCGATAACTTCCTAGAAGGTCACCCATCTAAATACTACTCAATGTCAATCACGCTTAACTATGTAGTTCTTATTCGTTTGACTACCGAAAAGAAGATGAAGAGCGAAGTGAACTTGTATTCGAAACTTGTTATCTCGTTTTCAAGCCTACTATCTCCACTATTTAGGAAGATTCTTGATGGAGTTGAACTTTTATCAAACTGCAGTCCGAGTCAGTATGGTCCAAAAcaaatttcaaaattttaaaaaaaatcacttaattttgaagttATTACAAATAACTTTTTATGAAAGTCATTTTTGAGATACATCTTTTTGAAAAATTGCAATTTCGAttatgttttgatcttcaataatgtatataAGGATGCCAATTTGACTCATCCCTAGTGGACACCCGCAAAAATTACCCATAATGGATAGGATAAAAATCCGCAAAATTGATACGGGTATGAGCATGGACAATTACTCACGAAAATGAGCGGGTATGGACACGAACACGAGTACCTTAATACTCACCCCGTCCCATACCAACATAATATATATTTACatatttttacttttattattaCGTATACATGTTAATTTATCAATTTTATTAAATACTTCAATATTAAACTTATAGGCATTTTAATATAAACGTTTGTTTATTTCTAAACTCAACAATATCATCcttgaatttttttaaatatttttaatgttattaaaaatttaaaatgatataatatattataaatgatatattttttttttattaaaaatgtGGATAAGCCGGATATGGATATGGATACTTAGGTTTATAAGGTACGGATTCCACTACAAATATTAATGTCCATGCGGATGTGAGTTCAACTATGGGAAATTGGGAGTACAAATATTAATGTTCATGCGGATGTGAGTTCAACTATGGGAAATTGGGAGTACAAATATTAATGTCCATGCGGATGTGAGTACAAATATTATAGTATAGTGCCTAAACCTTATCCATTATCATTCTTAAATGTATATTTATATTATATAGAATATCAagattaattttttaattttgaaaaaacaaattttaaaaGACTTGTAacattttaaaaaatatttttataaaaatgatttttgaaaatacaaagaaaaaatatttttttaagcTAAAATAAACACTCCCTTAATGAATTGGCTGAAAAGAAATTTCATAGTTCACTGGTTTTCAGATTAAACCAGCCACTCCAATCTGTTTTTTTTCCAACCAATCATGAGTAAAATAAAGAAGAAAGTCCTCCAAACTTTTAAAGAATCTATGCAGTCATAAACTCACCTCTAAATGTCACTATATTCCATTAAGTAAACAAAATTTAATACAAAGTTATAGAAATATAATAAACCACTGGCACTGCATCAGCACCAACATCAACTAAATAACTAAAAAGGAAAATCTACATATCACAAAAGAACTCAAAAGATTGATTCTCTGTGCAAAAAATGCTTGGCTATTGTTTCTAGTGTGAAGggaaaaaaataaataatcaaaaGAAAGAGGAGAATCTGTGAATCAATAGTTTAACAAGGAGTACTTTATCCTCAGTACAATTTTTCCTTTTTCTACTCCAAGCTTAGCACCTGTAACTAACCAATGACCAGGAATATCTTGCGGTCCTTTCGACATTTCCGTCATGTCCACAATTTTAGCGAGTTTTCCACTATGGACCGAACTATCTTCCTTTTTCTCATCAGAAGTTTTCTTTGTGGATGACGATGAAGCACTGTCTGATTTGTGTGTAACTGCCGGAGTTGAAGGGTTATGATCCCACACTGACCGCCTTATGGTGCACCCGGGTACCTTGGAGAAAAGTAGTTTGAGGTGTAATACATTTTTGGCACCGAAGTCCCAAACGCCGAGTTGGGCCCCGGTGACAATATGAACGCCAGAGAGGTCACCAATGTTGGTTTCAGTTATCTCAATTGGTGCAGTGCTTACGTGCGAGAAGTTCTTCCATTTGATCGGCTCAAACCAACGGCTGTCTTGCTCCTCGGGACCTTGCCATTTTGGAGCACCGATTGCCATGTGTGCATCCCAGTGAGGTTGAAGGTTTTTCGGGAGTGAGACTAAATGTTGCAAATGAATCGCGAGTCGGTTTAGTTTGTTGCCTTCTAGGCTCAGCCTTAGTCCGGTCACGGGTTTGCGCCCAACTGTTACCTGATCTGGACTGATATAAAGCTTAGGTCCCATTAAGCTGAACTGAAGAGATTGACAGACAGGCTCTTTTCTTTGTAGATTATTTTGCTCCGGTGCCCAAACTCGAGTTATTTGGAAATCCAAGAAATACTGTAAGTCTTCGATAGGAGGTTTGTCTGTTTAATTTAACAGACGGGTCGATTATTATATACTTTCAAAAATCACGTTAATAACTATTGCCAAcagtcataaaaataaaatcaaattcGCGGCAATAATAACTGAATTAGAACTTACACTCAAGATATAAATCAATAGCACGGGTCAAAAGCTTTACACCGGGTACTCCTTCGAGAAGAGAAACAATGGGCGTAAACTTCATGTTAATGATGTCTGGTGCCAATTTTACCGTTTCCACCCATTTAGTATGACTTTGCTCAAGATCATCTCCTCCTCTTCGCCTAAAAATTACAGTAACATCCTGCAGCAACGTTACGAAAGATCGCTACGCTGAGATTTGTTGAGTAACAAAGTCTATGTCCTAAATTAGTGACTAAATCATTTCCTATACTAACCTTTTCCTTGTACTTCAAAGCGGCGGGTCCTGACGAGTTTTTCGCATCAAGAAACCTATCATTTTCAATGTCCTTTACATAATTTTCAATGTCGGGTGCAGACAAAGAAGACGATTGGTGCTGCCTGATATACACCACGTCTCTTCCACCAACTGTTGCAGATGTAACAATATGTGTACCGTAATTCTCAATAAAACTGAGAAGAAACGGAAGAAGCTACCGATTAGAACTTGACTCTACACATCACATCAAGCaaatataatatataaaaaaacttaGTTTACCTAGCCAAGGACGCTGGATCCCAAGAGTAAGGAACAGCGCGCCTGACTTCCTCATTCAAGACCAAATTTGGTTTCGTTAGTTTAACTTCGAACAGTGGAATGAAATATCCAACCATAGCAAGTGATTTGGTGGCTGCTGCATCAACCGTCGAGGAGCCAATGAAATTAAACATCGAATTAAAGCTTCCAAGCGGAATTTTTTCCTTTATGCCAGATCTCTCGTTGAAATATTTCGCCATCTGAAAAATTCAATCGTATAAGGTCACCAACATACAATGCATGGTAGTCAGAGAAACTAAGCTATCTCTTTTGTGCATAAGAAAAACCAAACTAAGCCACAATAAATAATGCATATCATATACAAAAAAAAAAACGCCGGTCCATGGCAGAGAGCCAAAAACACAAGAATTGTTAGCATCTAGCAGAATTCGAACTTAACTACTTAAGAGGAGCACATTCTTAAGACCCAAGTCTTCCCTAACAGGCCAACCCCTGGGGTTTAGATTTGCTATTATCTAATCTTGCATTGTACATTCCTAACAAAAAACTTCAAGTAATGCATCAATCTAGAACATGCTAAGAAACAGAAATCACAAGTATTGAATTCAGCAATGCATAGAAAACACAATGCAACAAATTGAAATCATAAACCAACCCACACacacaaacaaaagcaaaaacaaatGAATAAACATGGAAAATTCTTCTTCCTGTGAGATATTCCGCTATCAAGCAATCaacaaaacaaatcaaaaatcaaaaatcaagAAACAAAAAGAATCACCTCTTGGAAACTACACACAGGGGTCTTCTCAACACCACTCTTCCCAGGAGAGAAATCAATGTCCAAAGAAACATCAGGAACAACAAGTTCTCTTGACAGAACAAGATCCCTATTATGTTCCTCATCAAGATGAACAAGCCTAGACCCAGGTGCCCCTTTACAATAAAGAAGCCTAATATCTGATGTAACATCAAAACCACGACCTAAAGCTTGGATTGAGTTACCAAGAGTTGCAGAGAGAGAATCAGAATTTCTTGTTGGAGTTGAGTTTTCCATAGTCAATGAAGAAGTAGATTGGTTAAAGAACAATATAGCATTTGTTATTGGAAAAAGTGAAGTGGGTTTGAATTGAATGAATAGGTTGGACCTTGTTGGTGAGGTTTGAAGTTGTTATTGTTTTTGTTCTTGTTTGTTCGAAAAAGGTATAGAAAGTATTGGGTTTTGTTTGACTGTAACAACAACATTAAATAATGTTTTGTTTGAAAAACGCGTTTTTGAAGTGATTTGTAGGGACCATAATATAGTCCATCGACATGGTTGAGAGGAGGCTTCTCAATTCCTTTTAAGGAGTACtactttttcttttcttttctcttttgaTGATTGTGAATTTTATTTTTGACAAATGGTGAGATTCTTAGTTTACTAAGTCATTTTTGGGATGTGAGAGGGTTTTGTTTCTTAATTGGATTGTCaagtttttttataaaaaaatagtGAAATGATGGCGCCACACTATAAAATAAGAAAGATTTTATGGCTTAAAGAATATTtaaacaaattattattattttaaaaaattacaaaatatGAATAAATGAATATTCTAGATGTAAGAAATTTCAAAAGTAGTTGAAAATGAGAACATATGACCGAACAACTTATCATGATGAACACATTGAACTCATCGACATTTTCCTAAATTTCATAGGAGGCATAGGCACAAAAAGTGCAAGTTGTTCGTTCTCATTCTGAAGGTTGGAGACTTGGTTAATGAGACTGAAAAATAAATCAGTCAGCTTATGGGGAGAACTTCGTGTGAGGTTTATCGCTCATTTCACAATATCTTGAAGGCAATTAATGTTAATGGAAAGTTTGAGTTCAATTAGGAAGGAAAAAGATGGATCTTTGTAATTTTGCATTGAATGGTTCAACAAGGAGGACATTTTAGTCAAAAGTGTCAAGAACGGAATAAAGAAGTATTTGTTAAGCCTCAGAATCCATTCAAGGTTCAAGTTAGCATAAAGTAATAGGATTAGAGCCTCGAAAACGTTCGATAATCTGCTAACAAGAGTTGAAAAAATGCATACAGTATGAGAAAAAATTGGTTGCAAGTGGGGCAATATATGGAGATAGGGAGGAAATTCAGAAAAGATTGGGGTAGATAAAATAATAGGTAAAGAGCCGGAGTAGAGTACGGAGAGAAAGAACGAATGAAAGAATGGTACTATGTTAGGTCGAAAAAACTGAACTTTGAACAATCCAATCTGAATATTGGGACTGCAGGCCTTTGAACACATCAAGATAACATATTATGCATGATTGCATAAACATGGTTAGGGAAGAACATGTAGAAACTTCAAAATAGATTCGAGAACTCCCCACCATCGACAAGCCTCAATATTGTCGCttccacaaaaacaacaacaaccataTAAAACCTGATCTGTTAAGGAAGACTAACGAGGTTTACCGAGCAGGACAAAGGCATGGATAGAGAAAGGATGCCAGTAGAAGGAAACTTGTAGAGGAAGACTGTCAGATTGAACCTATGTAAAAGCTCAAATTCTTGATAGTAGAAATCTCAAGAAAAAACTATTATGGACTATAGTAGGCTGCATTGTTTAAGGTTGAACCAATGTAATTTCTGGTGTGATCTCTCTAACTCCATTTCTTTACTTTATGCTATTTATTTTTGTGTTGCTTAATATTTGTTGCGCTTATTAAAATCAATCaacttaaaatcaattttttgcAAAAAGTTTTAAAAAACTAAATAACACAATTCACCATCCTCTTATGTTTGGATTTGCTTGTTCAACAAGTGGTATTAGATTCTAACTCATGCTATAAGATTAATCATCTCATGAGGTAGAAATGACTTTAAATTATTCACTAAATTAATTGTTATCCTTTAATAGAAAGGAGTATGCTTATTGAAAAAAGAAGATGAAAATCTTTATAGGGGTGAATTGTGATATTTTGGTCACAATAAAAAATGATTCTTTTGTTCTCACACATCTAGTTAATGGTGTTGTGCAAAACAAATCTAGAAACAATTGGACCAAAATAAAAAGTTGCACTATAATTTGTAAGCAAAAACTATCATCACTATTACTTTAGGCATGAATGAGTTTTTCGTGTTTCACATTGTAATTTTGCAAAAGAAATGTGGAACACCCTTAAAATTACTCATCAAAGTACAATCGAGATAAAAACAAGATTTAGAATAAACACATTGATCCATGAGTATGGGTTGTTTAGAATGAAACTTCAGGAAAATATTCAAGACACAACAAAATGGTTTACTCTTCTAAACTACATTTGACAACCTAAAGTCATTGTGATTTATGAATCTAAAAATTCATCTTCTATGAACTTGTATACATTGTTTGGAAAATTACAAGAACATGAAATGAAACTAAAAGGATATATGGGAATGAAGAAGCTGGTAAGAAAAAGAAAAGCCTTGCACTAAAATTGTGGTTGTCAAAGAAATGGAGTCGGAAGATAAAGATTGTCAAAATGAAAGTGATAAAGACATGCATCTCATAtttcaaaaatccaaataatTTGTAAGGCACAAAAAACATCCTCCAAATGgttaaaataaaattaaagaaataTAAATCTTCATGTCAACATGCTTCTAGTGCTTAAAGAAAGGTCACATAAAGGCATAATGGTTGTTGAATCAATTAAAATTTAGAAGATACAAAAGACCtcaaaaagaaatgaaaagagTTTATATTGCATGGGAAAACAACAAAGTGGATTCATCCGATGAATCTGGAAAAGAGGAAGAAATCCACTTATGTCTCATGACAGGCtaaaaaaaagttaaataatTCAACTTATGAATTTATTTATAATGAGTTCTTACTCATTTGTGAAAAGTTAGACAGTGAGtcaatgattttttttttaaaattatatcTCTAAGTTAACTATTTCTTCTcttgaaaatgaaaaaaaaaacatgttaaaataaataatatgtcTTAGTGAAAAATAAAATCTTTTAATTCAATAATCTTCTTTCCCTTTTTATGGAAACTCTATTGAACTTATCAAATGTAAAAATGCAAcattttaaaaaacaaaattgATGACTTGCATAACACACTTGATAAGTTTACCAAATGAAGAGATAACTTGAATCTAAAACAGCAACCTATAATAAAGTTTGTCTAGAAAATGAGGCGAATATCAATGTTAATAGTTTTAGTAATATTTTCAATACTAATAATACCTCTAAATATAATATAATTAGATGTAAATATTATGCTAAAAATTGTCATGTTGCTTTATTATGCTTTATtataaaaaattatgaaaataaaAATGTTTTCTCCCCATCtaatttatatataaaaaaattatgaaaataaaatgaaaaatatttaTTCTTCATCTTACATATATGGTTGTAGTTGTAATTGAAAACCTATAGGTAATATGTATTTCACTAATGCAAGAGTACCCAAAAAGATTTTGGTACCAAATGACAAAAAGTTAAGTTGTGATGCATATCTGCTTGGCAACTCAAAATAGTGCTTTGATAATGGTTGTTCAAATCATATGACCGAAGATAAAAGTATCCTCTCTTCTTTCACTCTTAAGAAATAAGACTTTGTTTTTTCTGGTGATAACAAAGGTAAAATTATTGGATCTAAGACTATTGGTAGGAACTCGAATCCTGCCTTTGAGTTGTTTTCATTGTTGAAATTTTATAACACAGTTTACTTTGTATTGAGTAAATTGTATGCCAAAGATAATGGAGTATTATCTTATTCTTATATATGTAAGATGTTTAATACTCGGAAACAAAATTTATCttttcataattttttgaaaAGACTACGACTATAGAAGAATTTAAACATGTTACCTTTGATGAAACTAACCTCATATATATTATAGAGGTGGAATTTTTTGTTTGTGAAGATATTCTAAGAAGAGGCCTCTTAGAATATAAAGACAAAGATGAGGAAAAATAAACTTATTAAATGAACAAACTCGAAAAGatcatcatcttgaggaataaCATAGAAAATATCTTAAAAGGAGAAGGCATCCTTAAACAAATCAACAAATATGAAGAAAAGCCAGCAAAGACTTGCGCCAAAGGATCTGGTCTCAAAGCTAGATGTTTCCAACCATATGAAGATATATGTCCTTATGCCTTGTTTAAATATGCTTATATGTGcttattttttcgtttttattAGGTAATTCAACACTTTCATTTTAGATGAGttatttccatttattttgcTCATTATCCTCTATTTTCTTTCATATGTGATTATTTGTTTCCTTGCCTTTTAATAATATCAAAAGGGGAGAAGTATACTCTCAAAGTAAGTATAGTCCAACCTTTTTGTTAGTTATGTGTTTTTATGATTGACATCAATTTTGTTAAAACTTGTATCACATCAAGATGTTGAGTAAGATGTTGTGATATATTGATCAGACATCTTTGCATGTTTTATTTTACTTCTTGAAAgacttattttattatgagatatCTGAAGATTCTATGAATATTTAGCTATCATATATGGTTGTCCAAGAATGTTTACTTTAGGAACTCTTGTTTCCTTTCGAGCTGTGCACTTGTTCATAAAaagggatgttgagacattttaagGAAATATTATATCAGATTTGATTTTGCAGAAGATTGTGCTGGATGTTGAAATATTTATGGAGACATCATATTTGATTCTGCAGAATAGATGTCGAAACATTTAAGGAAATATCAGATGTGATTTTGTAGAAtagatgtcaaaacatttaaggcgacatcatatttgatttgatcaaatattatgcagaacagatgtcaaaatatttaaggagacatcatatttgatttgatcaaataTTCAAAACATTTAATTAGACatcaaatttgatttgatttgatttgatttggtTTATTTTGATCTGCTGTTTTTTTAGCCCAAAGCATGTGCTTATCAAAGGCTATTTAAAGAGGACGTTACTAGACCTAATTGACATAAGAATTTATGCTGGAAATTGTTATTGTTAGGGTTTAATTGTCGTTGTTATTTATGAGTTATTCTAGTATCTCCTTGATACTTGAATTAGAATgagtttattgagttgtaattgtgaatcGCTCATGAGCTTTTAAGAAAGAGCGTATTTTGTTTCATCGGAAGTGTGTCTTATGTTCTTTGATTGTTTTCATTTGTTATCATTATTGTGTGATTGAAGGAAAGTGAGAGGGATCTCATATCTAtgagagtcttagatagaaatttcaagggtagtgattaggtgagaagtttgtaaaattAGAGGTTATTTAGAACTTAAAACTAATACTATTATAATGtatttccttcctggcttggatgttcccagatgtaggtgacgttgcaccgaactgggttaacaattgacttgtgttatttacttccTGCTTTTTACACTGTTATTGTTTCTAGTGTGGCATGTCCTGATCCTGGTAttgtgacatcgtacatgacattTGTTACCTGCTTACTATTATTGTTGTATGAAG from Lathyrus oleraceus cultivar Zhongwan6 chromosome 1, CAAS_Psat_ZW6_1.0, whole genome shotgun sequence includes:
- the LOC127080303 gene encoding MACPF domain-containing protein CAD1; amino-acid sequence: MENSTPTRNSDSLSATLGNSIQALGRGFDVTSDIRLLYCKGAPGSRLVHLDEEHNRDLVLSRELVVPDVSLDIDFSPGKSGVEKTPVCSFQEMAKYFNERSGIKEKIPLGSFNSMFNFIGSSTVDAAATKSLAMVGYFIPLFEVKLTKPNLVLNEEVRRAVPYSWDPASLASFIENYGTHIVTSATVGGRDVVYIRQHQSSSLSAPDIENYVKDIENDRFLDAKNSSGPAALKYKEKDVTVIFRRRGGDDLEQSHTKWVETVKLAPDIINMKFTPIVSLLEGVPGVKLLTRAIDLYLEYKPPIEDLQYFLDFQITRVWAPEQNNLQRKEPVCQSLQFSLMGPKLYISPDQVTVGRKPVTGLRLSLEGNKLNRLAIHLQHLVSLPKNLQPHWDAHMAIGAPKWQGPEEQDSRWFEPIKWKNFSHVSTAPIEITETNIGDLSGVHIVTGAQLGVWDFGAKNVLHLKLLFSKVPGCTIRRSVWDHNPSTPAVTHKSDSASSSSTKKTSDEKKEDSSVHSGKLAKIVDMTEMSKGPQDIPGHWLVTGAKLGVEKGKIVLRIKYSLLNY